Proteins co-encoded in one Arachis stenosperma cultivar V10309 chromosome 7, arast.V10309.gnm1.PFL2, whole genome shotgun sequence genomic window:
- the LOC130939862 gene encoding protein RADIALIS-like 3: MAASSNSSGGGESSWTPKQNKLFEKALAKYDKDTPDRWHNVAREVGGNKTAEEVKRHYEILLEDIKHIESGHVPTPNYKNNSTAKT, from the coding sequence ATGGCTGCTTCTTCAAACTCCAGTGGTGGAGGAGAGTCATCATGGACCCCAAAGCAGAACAAGCTGTTCGAGAAGGCGCTTGCCAAGTACGACAAGGACACACCAGATAGGTGGCATAATGTGGCAAGGGAAGTTGGTGGGAATAAAACAGCTGAGGAGGTTAAGAGGCACTATGAGATCCTCTTGGAGGATATCAAACACATTGAGTCTGGCCATGTTCCCACACCCAACTACAAGAACAACTCCACTGCTAAAACTTAA
- the LOC130939863 gene encoding uncharacterized protein LOC130939863 → MKSLLSEKKALKGDETVVLTKEGSALIQRKLPKKMPDLGSFLIPCTIGNITFEKALCDLSSSINLMPLSVMKKLGIQEAQATRITLQMDDKSLRQAYGLVENILVKVGELFHPVDFVILDMGEEQMIPSF, encoded by the coding sequence ATGAAAAGCCTACTCTCTGAGAAGAAGGCCTTGAAGGGAGATGAAACTGTGGTCTTGACCAAAGAGGGCAGTGCACTGATACAGAGGAAGCTACCCAAGAAGATGCCTGATCTAGGAAGCTTCCTAATTCCCTGTACTATTGGGAATATTACTTTTGAGAAAGCATTGTGTGATCTTAGTTCAAGTATAAATCTGATGCCTCTGTCCGTGATGAAGAAACTAGGAATCCAAGAAGCACAGGCAACAAGGATAACCCTGCAAATGGATGACAAGTCTTTGAGGCAAGCATACGGGCTAGTGGAGAACATACTGGTGAAGGTTGGAGAGCTATTCCACCCTGTAGATTTTGTGATACTTGACATGGGAGAGGAACAGATGATTCCATCATTCTAG